From the genome of Triticum aestivum cultivar Chinese Spring chromosome 1A, IWGSC CS RefSeq v2.1, whole genome shotgun sequence:
GCAGGGACCGCGGTCGTGCACGCCAACGCGCGACGCATCACCTCTGCCGTCTCCCGCATCCTCGCCGCGCACCCGGGTCCCTTCCGCTGCGTCCACCTCACCAGCTACTACATGGAAGAGTTCGATGGCCTGCTCAGGCGCTGGCTCCAGATCCTCGCTGACAAGGGCATCGAGGAACTCATCCTCGTCAACCGCCCAATGCCGCTCGGCTACCTTCTCCGCTCCACGTTCTTTCTCCCCTCCACGTTCTTAGGCATGACCACCCTCACCTGTCTCTACCTCGGCCTCTGGAAGTTTCCCGACATGGCCGGCGTCAAGCGCACCACCTTTTTCCCTAACCTCCGTGAGCTTGGGCTCTGCACCGTCCTCATGGAGAGCAAGGATTTGGACTTCATCCTCGACAGGAGCCCCGTGCTTGAGATGCTCTGTGTGGAAAGCAATATTTTCAATCTTGGCCTTCGCCTTGTCAGCCAAAGCATCCGGTGCGTGAAGATCATCCTGTCCTTCTTTGAGGAAATCGCTGTGGTGGACGCCCCATGCCTGGAGCGACTCATCCTTTCAGGTGGTTGGACCAAAGACGGGGTCTGCACCAAGGTGAAGATCAGCCATGCCCCCAAGTTGCAATCGTTGGGGTACTTGGATTTAGAAAATCATGTCCTAGAGTTTGGCAACACTGTCATCAAGGTGCCTCATCTTTTCCATTCGTTCTACTATACATCATACATAAATGATGAATGCATATGTGTGATCTTTCTTCTATTGATTGAGTGCATTGAGATTGCAATTGCAGGCTGGGACAAAGGCGAGCCCAAGCACCATGGTACCAAGTGTGAGGATCCTGGCTTTGGATGTGCGTTGTGGAGTCCGCAGTTATGCCAAGAT
Proteins encoded in this window:
- the LOC123148617 gene encoding uncharacterized protein, encoding MEEFDGLLRRWLQILADKGIEELILVNRPMPLGYLLRSTFFLPSTFLGMTTLTCLYLGLWKFPDMAGVKRTTFFPNLRELGLCTVLMESKDLDFILDRSPVLEMLCVESNIFNLGLRLVSQSIRCVKIILSFFEEIAVVDAPCLERLILSGGWTKDGVCTKVKISHAPKLQSLGYLDLENHVLEFGNTVIKAGTKASPSTMVPSVRILALDVRCGVRSYAKMIPAVLGCFPNVETLHIMSGETGQPSVKHNLEFLNESGTIKCIRSCIKLLVFHDF